The following proteins are co-located in the Dromiciops gliroides isolate mDroGli1 chromosome 2, mDroGli1.pri, whole genome shotgun sequence genome:
- the RPUSD2 gene encoding RNA pseudouridylate synthase domain-containing protein 2 — translation MLLGGSGVLVSLLSAARPTLRRLTFCGCRLIMASGGCEAPNREGRDSGCPEEPQKQQLRGGAKPYGEQQPPAREKEQAPVPALAPTSGGRKKRRGRIGERFVPPPKKRRAGVSFSDQHFAETNYYFEGGLRKVRPYYFDFQTYCKGRWVGRSLLHVYSTEFRAHPLSYYEAAAKAGRLRLNEQPVRDLGVILKDNDFLRNTVHRHEPPVTAEPIRLLAEDDEVVVVDKPSSMPVHPCGRFRHNTVIFILGKDHQLKELHPLHRLDRLTSGVLMFAKTAAVSERIHEQVRDRQLEKEYVCRVEGEFPAEEVTCKEPILVVSYKVGLCRVDPRGKPCETVFQRLSYNGHSSVVRCQPLTGRTHQIRVHLQFLGHPIVNDPIYNTAAWGPARGRGGHVPKTDDELLRDLLEEHRAKQSLDVLDLFEGDLPPGLKPTSDQFFKQDLKEPTITTGDPEEPNREAPLDLDTTEPARGETAGSQLKNKEMDPLCEECRLVRQDPLPQELVMYLHALRYKGPGFEYSSPMPAWAQDDWKED, via the exons ATGTTGCTGGGAGGTTCCGGGGTTCTAGTTTCCCTCCTTTCCGCAGCTCGACCCACGCTGCGGAGACTCACCTTTTGTGGCTGCAGATTGATAATGGCAAGCGGCGGGTGCGAGGCTCCTAATCGGGAGGGCCGAGACTCCGGTTGCCCGGAGGAGCCGCAGAAGCAGCAGCTTCGGGGCGGTGCTAAGCCTTACGGAGAGCAGCAGCCCCCAGCCAGGGAGAAGGAGCAGGCGCCAGTTCCAGCCTTGGCCCCAACCTCGGGCGGTCGGAAGAAGCGGCGGGGCCGGATCGGAGAGCGCTTCGTGCCGCCCCCGAAGAAGCGGCGGGCCGGGGTCAGCTTCAGCGACCAGCATTTCGCCGAGACTAACTATTATTTTGAGGGCGGGCTGCGCAAGGTGCGGCCTTACTACTTCGACTTCCAGACCTACTGTAAGGGCCGCTGGGTGGGCCGCAGTTTGCTCCACGTCTACAGTACCGAGTTTCGCGCCCACCCCCTCTCCTATTACGAGGCGGCTGCCAAGGCCGGCCGCCTGCGCCTCAACGAGCAGCCAGTGCGAGACCTCGGCGTTATTCTTAAG GACAATGACTTCCTCCGCAACACCGTCCACCGGCATGAGCCCCCGGTGACAGCAGAGCCCATCCGTCTGCTGGCCGAGGATGATGAAGTCGTGGTTGTAGACAAGCCCTCCTCTATGCCTGTTCACCCTTGTGGTCGCTTCCGCCATAACACTGTCATCTTCATCCTGGGCAAGGATCACCAGCTTAAGGAGCTGCATCCGCTGCACAGGCTAGACCGACTCACATCAGGGGTGCTTATGTTCGCCAAGACAGCTGCTGTCTCTGAGCGGATCCACGAGCAAGTTAGAGATCGGCAG CTGGAGAAAGAATATGTGTGCCGGGTGGAAGGAGAGTTCCCTGCTGAAGAAGTCACCTGCAAGGAGCCCATCTTGGTGGTCTCCTACAAGGTGGGACTGTGCCGTGTGGACCCACGGGGCAAGCCCTGTGAAACTGTATTCCAGAGACTGAGTTACAATGGTCACTCTAGTGTGGTACGCTGCCAGCCTCTTACGGGCCGTACCCACCAAATCCGGGTACACTTGCAGTTCTTGGGCCACCCTATCGTCAATGACCCCATCTACAACACAGCGGCTTGGGGCCCTGCCCGGGGCCGAGGTGGTCATGTCCCTAAGACAGATGATGAACTGCTACGGGACCTGTTGGAGGAACACCGGGCCAAACAAAGCCTGGATGTTCTAGATCTCTTTGAAGGGGACCTACCTCCAGGTCTTAAACCCACCTCGGACCAATTTTTCAAGCAGGACTTGAAAGAGCCAACCATAACCACAGGAGATCCAGAGGAGCCAAACCGAGAAGCCCCTCTTGATTTGGACACAACAGAGCCAGCTCGTGGGGAGACAGCTGGGTCACAGCTTAAGAACAAAGAAATGGACCCTCTTTGTGAGGAATGCCGTTTGGTGAGACAAGACCCCTTGCCTCAGGAGCTGGTGATGTATCTTCATGCCCTACGCTATAAAGGGCCTGGCTTTGAGTACTCTTCCCCCATGCCTGCCTGGGCACAGGATGACTGGAAGGAAGACTGA